In one Sporomusa sphaeroides DSM 2875 genomic region, the following are encoded:
- a CDS encoding LptF/LptG family permease, translating to MRILDKYILKELLGPFFFGIAAFSSIFIGTSTLFRIAQYVTKYGAPITTVVKLFVYSLPGIVVLTFPMSMLLAALLSFSRLSSSSEITAMRSGGLSFFRLTIPVIITAMVVSVAAIALNEKVVPAANASYSYIVRYEIEKQSRPKSQEHIIVKDVKGSNIERLTYAQNFMADTNTMNKVSVQEFENGRLVRVQSAETAKWAEDRWVMYNGTITDLSTEGKVGRILKFQEQVMPIEKNPQTISQEQKKPDEMTMQELKEQIAVLKQEYVSTGKYEVELYQRVAIPMASFVFALIGTPLGLSPNRSSSSIGFGLSIIIIFMYYTVLTISGALGQGGALPPLLAAWLPNIAGTIAGIYLIYKASK from the coding sequence ATGCGTATACTTGACAAATACATCCTCAAAGAGCTGCTTGGCCCGTTTTTTTTCGGTATCGCCGCCTTTTCCAGCATTTTTATCGGTACCAGCACGCTGTTTAGGATTGCCCAATATGTTACGAAATATGGTGCACCCATCACCACGGTCGTCAAACTGTTTGTCTATAGCTTGCCGGGGATTGTCGTCCTGACATTTCCGATGTCCATGCTGCTGGCGGCGCTATTGTCTTTTAGCCGGTTGTCCAGTTCCAGCGAGATAACGGCCATGCGTTCAGGCGGACTTAGCTTTTTCCGGCTGACCATTCCGGTTATCATTACCGCGATGGTTGTCAGCGTGGCCGCCATTGCCCTTAACGAAAAGGTTGTGCCGGCCGCCAATGCGAGTTATAGTTATATTGTGCGGTATGAAATAGAAAAACAGTCCCGGCCAAAATCACAGGAGCACATTATCGTCAAAGACGTTAAAGGCAGCAACATTGAACGTTTGACCTATGCCCAAAACTTCATGGCAGATACCAACACCATGAATAAAGTATCTGTTCAGGAATTCGAGAACGGACGCCTGGTAAGGGTGCAAAGCGCTGAGACCGCCAAATGGGCGGAAGACCGTTGGGTTATGTATAATGGCACCATCACCGACCTTTCTACCGAAGGCAAGGTCGGCAGGATTCTTAAGTTTCAGGAGCAGGTAATGCCGATTGAAAAAAATCCGCAAACCATTTCCCAGGAGCAAAAAAAACCGGATGAAATGACCATGCAGGAACTGAAAGAGCAAATTGCCGTTCTGAAACAAGAATATGTCAGTACCGGCAAATATGAAGTCGAACTCTATCAGCGGGTGGCTATCCCTATGGCCAGCTTTGTTTTCGCCCTGATCGGTACGCCGTTGGGCCTGTCGCCTAACCGTTCAAGCTCCTCCATCGGTTTTGGGTTAAGCATTATCATCATTTTCATGTACTATACGGTACTGACCATATCCGGCGCCTTAGGGCAGGGCGGGGCCCTGCCGCCGCTGCTCGCAGCCTGGCTGCCCAACATTGCCGGTACCATTGCCGGGATATATTTGATTTACAAGGCCTCCAAGTAA